In the genome of Streptomyces sp. V2I9, one region contains:
- a CDS encoding MFS transporter gives MFFALDGFLFAGWVVRIPAIKQQTGASAATLGLALLGVSAGAVITMMLTGRLCRRFGSHAVTVACGVLLPLSIALPAQTHSALSLGLVLLVFGAAYGGMNVAMNSAAVDLVAALRRPVMPSFHAAFSLGGMVGAGLGGLVAGSLSASAHLFALAGIGLLVTVFTGPSLLRNRPAPATREAVGARAPRQRLSPRARRIVALFGVIALCTAYGEGALADWGALHLEQDLGAHPGVAAAGYAVFALTMTAGRLTGTLLLERLGQTRTLVLGGATAAAGMLLGSLAPTTWAALAGFAVTGLGLANIFPVAVGRAGELAGPNGVAAASTLGYGGMLLGPPAIGFLADRFSLPTALTTVALLAAAAAALGYGARNATSDART, from the coding sequence ACCCTCGGCCTCGCGCTGCTCGGTGTGTCCGCCGGAGCGGTCATCACCATGATGCTCACCGGCCGGCTCTGCCGCCGCTTCGGCAGTCACGCCGTCACCGTGGCCTGCGGCGTCCTGCTCCCGCTGAGCATCGCACTGCCCGCCCAGACCCACTCGGCACTCTCCCTCGGTCTCGTCCTGCTCGTGTTCGGTGCGGCGTACGGCGGGATGAACGTGGCGATGAACAGCGCCGCCGTCGACCTGGTCGCCGCCCTGCGCCGGCCGGTGATGCCCAGTTTCCACGCGGCATTCAGCCTGGGCGGCATGGTCGGCGCCGGGCTCGGCGGCCTGGTCGCGGGCAGCCTGTCCGCCTCCGCCCATCTCTTCGCGCTGGCCGGGATCGGCCTGCTCGTCACGGTCTTCACCGGCCCCTCGCTGCTGCGCAACCGACCGGCCCCCGCCACCCGCGAGGCCGTCGGCGCGCGGGCACCCCGGCAGCGCCTGTCGCCCCGTGCCCGCAGGATCGTCGCGCTCTTCGGCGTGATCGCGCTCTGCACGGCGTACGGAGAAGGGGCGTTGGCCGACTGGGGGGCGCTGCACCTGGAACAGGACCTGGGCGCGCACCCGGGGGTCGCCGCCGCCGGGTACGCGGTGTTCGCCCTGACGATGACGGCGGGCCGACTGACCGGGACACTGCTCCTGGAACGGCTCGGCCAGACCCGCACCCTGGTCCTCGGCGGGGCGACGGCCGCGGCCGGGATGCTCCTGGGCTCACTGGCTCCGACCACCTGGGCGGCGCTGGCCGGTTTCGCGGTCACCGGACTCGGCCTCGCCAACATCTTCCCCGTCGCGGTGGGACGTGCGGGCGAACTGGCCGGCCCGAACGGCGTCGCGGCGGCGTCCACCCTCGGCTACGGCGGCATGCTGCTCGGTCCGCCCGCGATCGGGTTCCTCGCCGACCGGTTCTCCCTGCCGACGGCCCTGACGACGGTCGCCCTGCTGGCGGCCGCAGCGGCGGCCCTGGGCTACGGGGCCCGCAACGCCACGTCGGACGCGCGCACCTGA
- a CDS encoding TetR/AcrR family transcriptional regulator, translated as MSTIRGARERARVEVTAAIKDEARKQLVEEGAAKLSLRAVARELGMVSSALYRYFPSRDDLLTALIVDAYDAIGAAAEEAAERAEAVPPTGRWIAVACAVRGWALAHPHEYALIFGSPVPGYTAPMDTVGPASRVGLVFIDIVRAACRADDVAVPLLAPELRSDAERMAAEFAPDVPPAAVAALVAAWAQIFGLISFELFGQFNRVVEAREPLFRQAVGELARSVGLPAVETG; from the coding sequence ATGAGCACCATCCGAGGAGCCAGGGAACGCGCCCGCGTCGAAGTGACGGCCGCCATCAAGGACGAGGCCAGGAAGCAGCTCGTCGAGGAGGGTGCGGCCAAGCTCTCGCTCCGGGCCGTGGCCCGCGAGCTCGGCATGGTCTCCTCCGCCCTCTACCGCTACTTCCCCAGCCGCGACGACCTGCTCACCGCCTTGATCGTCGACGCGTACGACGCGATCGGGGCAGCCGCGGAGGAGGCGGCCGAGCGGGCGGAAGCCGTACCGCCCACCGGACGCTGGATCGCCGTGGCCTGCGCCGTACGCGGATGGGCGCTCGCCCACCCCCATGAGTACGCCCTGATCTTCGGCTCGCCCGTTCCCGGCTACACCGCCCCGATGGACACCGTGGGGCCCGCCTCCCGCGTGGGCCTGGTCTTCATCGACATCGTCCGCGCCGCGTGCCGCGCGGACGATGTCGCCGTGCCCTTGCTCGCGCCGGAGCTGCGTTCCGACGCGGAGAGGATGGCCGCGGAATTCGCCCCGGACGTACCCCCGGCCGCCGTAGCGGCTCTGGTCGCGGCCTGGGCCCAGATCTTCGGCCTGATCTCCTTCGAACTGTTCGGCCAGTTCAACCGGGTCGTGGAAGCGCGCGAGCCGTTGTTCCGCCAGGCCGTCGGCGAACTGGCCCGCTCGGTCGGCCTGCCCGCCGTCGAGACGGGCTGA
- a CDS encoding nitroreductase/quinone reductase family protein, with protein sequence MTQQAYYLRASSSARWLNKIVGRLARHGLSLMGSAELSVRGRRSGQLQRVPVNTHAFEGERYLVSARGHSQWVRNMRVAGGGELRLGRKVSRFTAVEIADDAAKARIVRAYLERWGWEVDQYFQGVTAKSTDAELLAACPDHPVFRITETA encoded by the coding sequence ATGACGCAGCAGGCGTACTACCTCCGGGCAAGCTCCTCCGCCCGGTGGCTGAACAAGATCGTCGGCCGGCTGGCCCGGCACGGGCTCAGCCTGATGGGGTCCGCCGAGCTGTCGGTGCGCGGACGCAGGAGCGGGCAACTGCAGCGCGTCCCGGTCAACACTCACGCCTTCGAGGGCGAGCGGTACCTCGTCTCCGCACGGGGCCATTCCCAGTGGGTGCGCAACATGCGCGTCGCGGGCGGCGGAGAACTGCGGCTGGGGCGCAAGGTCAGCCGCTTCACGGCTGTGGAGATCGCCGACGACGCGGCGAAGGCCCGGATAGTCCGGGCCTATCTGGAGCGGTGGGGCTGGGAGGTCGACCAGTACTTCCAGGGGGTCACGGCGAAGTCCACGGACGCCGAGCTGCTGGCCGCCTGCCCGGACCACCCGGTCTTCCGCATCACCGAAACCGCCTGA
- a CDS encoding geranylgeranyl reductase family protein, translating to MSSENADAGREPEESTVWDVVVVGAGPAGASAAYAAAVAGRRVLLLEKAELPRYKTCGGGIIGFSRDSLPPGFELPLKDRIHAVTFSLNGRLARTRRSRRMLFGLINRPEFDAGLVEEAQKAGAELRTGASVVRVEQHGPAVPDRRTVAVVLAGGETVLARAVVGADGSAGRIGAHVGVKLDQVDLGLEAEIPVPATVAEDWAGRVLIDWGPMPGSYGWVFPKGDTLTVGVISARGDGAGTKRYLEDFIARLGLAGFEPAVSSGHLTRCRSDDSPLSRGRVVVCGDAAGLLEPWTREGISFALRSGRLAGEWAVRIAESHDAVDARRQALNYAFAIKAGLGVEMGVGRRMLKLFERRPGVLHAVLTGFRPAWKAFAGVTRGTTSLAELVRTHPLAQRALHAMDR from the coding sequence GTGAGCAGCGAGAACGCAGACGCCGGACGTGAGCCGGAAGAGTCGACCGTGTGGGATGTCGTCGTCGTCGGCGCCGGACCGGCCGGCGCATCGGCGGCGTACGCGGCAGCCGTGGCGGGCCGAAGGGTTCTGCTGCTGGAGAAGGCGGAACTGCCGCGCTACAAGACCTGCGGCGGGGGGATCATCGGATTCTCGCGGGATTCCCTGCCGCCGGGGTTCGAACTGCCCCTGAAGGACCGCATCCACGCGGTCACCTTCTCGCTCAACGGCAGGCTGGCGCGCACCCGCCGCTCCCGGCGCATGCTCTTCGGCCTCATCAACCGTCCGGAGTTCGACGCCGGTCTGGTCGAGGAGGCGCAGAAGGCCGGGGCCGAACTGCGCACCGGGGCGTCGGTGGTACGTGTCGAGCAGCACGGCCCCGCCGTCCCCGACCGGCGAACGGTCGCCGTGGTGCTGGCCGGTGGCGAGACCGTGCTCGCGCGGGCGGTCGTCGGCGCGGACGGCAGCGCGGGCCGGATAGGAGCGCATGTCGGGGTGAAGCTCGACCAGGTCGACCTCGGCCTGGAGGCCGAGATCCCGGTGCCCGCCACCGTCGCGGAGGACTGGGCGGGCCGGGTGCTCATCGACTGGGGTCCGATGCCGGGGAGTTACGGCTGGGTCTTCCCCAAGGGGGACACCCTCACCGTCGGCGTCATCTCGGCGCGCGGCGACGGCGCGGGCACCAAGCGGTATCTGGAGGACTTCATCGCCCGCCTCGGCCTCGCCGGGTTCGAGCCCGCCGTCTCCTCCGGCCACCTCACCCGCTGCCGCAGCGACGACTCCCCGCTCTCCCGCGGCCGGGTCGTGGTCTGCGGGGACGCCGCCGGACTGCTGGAGCCGTGGACCCGCGAGGGCATCTCCTTCGCGCTGCGCTCCGGCCGGCTCGCGGGCGAATGGGCGGTCAGGATCGCGGAGTCGCACGACGCGGTGGACGCCCGCCGCCAGGCGCTCAACTACGCCTTCGCCATCAAGGCCGGTCTCGGCGTGGAGATGGGCGTGGGCCGCCGCATGCTCAAGCTGTTCGAGCGCCGCCCCGGTGTGCTGCACGCGGTGCTGACCGGCTTCCGCCCGGCCTGGAAGGCGTTCGCCGGGGTCACGCGGGGGACGACGTCGCTGGCGGAGCTGGTCCGTACGCACCCGCTGGCGCAGCGAGCACTGCACGCGATGGACCGCTAG
- a CDS encoding dipeptidase — protein sequence MTARPIHETVASLMPRAREELAELVAFQSVADPAVFPRSECEGAANWVADALRAEGFTDVALLDTPDGTQSVYGYLPGPAGAPTVLLYAHYDVQPPLDESAWISPPFELTERDGRWYGRGAADCKGGFIMHLLALRALKADGGVPVSVKVIAEGSEEQGTGGLERYAEAHPELLRADTIVIGDTGNFRVGLPTVTATLRGMTMLRVQLDTLEGNLHSGQFGGAAPDALAAMIQLLASLRAEDGTTTVDGLTGDADWDGIQYPEAEFRQDAKVLDGVELIGTGTVADRIWARPAVTVIGIDCPPVVGATPSVQASARAQISLRVPPGHDAAEATKLLTAHLESHAPWGARVRVEQVGQGQPFRADMTSPAYTAMADAMRDAYPGQEMQSSGMGGSIPLCNTLAGLYPEAEILLIGLSEPEAQIHAVNESVSPEELERMSVAEALFLRNYAESKQV from the coding sequence ATGACCGCCCGTCCGATCCACGAGACCGTCGCCTCGCTGATGCCCCGCGCCCGGGAGGAGCTGGCCGAGCTGGTGGCGTTCCAGTCGGTGGCGGACCCGGCGGTGTTCCCGAGGAGCGAGTGCGAGGGTGCGGCGAACTGGGTCGCCGACGCGCTGCGCGCCGAGGGGTTCACGGACGTCGCCCTCCTGGACACCCCCGACGGGACGCAGTCCGTCTACGGGTACCTGCCCGGACCGGCCGGGGCGCCGACCGTGCTGCTCTACGCCCACTACGACGTGCAGCCGCCGCTGGACGAGTCGGCCTGGATCTCCCCGCCGTTCGAGCTGACCGAGCGCGACGGCCGCTGGTACGGGCGGGGCGCGGCCGACTGCAAGGGCGGGTTCATCATGCACCTGCTCGCGCTGCGCGCCCTGAAGGCGGACGGTGGCGTCCCGGTCTCGGTGAAGGTGATCGCCGAGGGCTCCGAGGAGCAGGGCACGGGTGGCCTGGAGCGGTACGCCGAGGCGCACCCGGAGCTGCTCCGCGCGGACACGATCGTCATCGGCGACACCGGCAACTTCCGGGTCGGGCTGCCGACGGTCACGGCGACGCTGCGCGGGATGACGATGCTGCGGGTCCAGCTCGACACCCTCGAAGGCAACCTGCACTCGGGGCAGTTCGGCGGCGCGGCCCCGGACGCGCTGGCCGCGATGATCCAGTTGCTGGCCTCGCTGCGCGCCGAGGACGGGACGACCACCGTCGACGGTCTGACCGGCGACGCCGACTGGGACGGCATCCAGTACCCGGAGGCGGAGTTCCGGCAGGACGCCAAGGTGCTGGACGGGGTGGAGCTGATCGGCACGGGTACGGTCGCGGACCGGATCTGGGCGCGCCCCGCCGTCACCGTCATCGGCATCGACTGCCCGCCGGTGGTCGGCGCGACGCCGTCCGTGCAGGCGAGCGCGCGGGCGCAGATCAGCCTGCGGGTGCCGCCGGGCCACGACGCCGCCGAGGCGACGAAGCTGCTCACGGCCCACCTGGAGTCCCACGCCCCCTGGGGGGCTCGGGTGCGGGTGGAGCAGGTGGGACAGGGCCAGCCGTTCCGGGCCGACATGACCAGCCCGGCCTACACGGCGATGGCCGACGCGATGCGGGACGCCTACCCCGGCCAGGAGATGCAGTCCTCCGGCATGGGGGGCTCCATCCCGCTCTGCAACACGCTGGCGGGCCTCTACCCCGAGGCGGAGATCCTGCTGATCGGGCTGAGCGAGCCCGAGGCGCAGATCCACGCGGTGAACGAGAGCGTGTCGCCCGAGGAGTTGGAGCGGATGTCGGTCGCCGAGGCACTGTTCCTGCGGAACTACGCGGAGTCGAAGCAGGTCTGA
- a CDS encoding MBL fold metallo-hydrolase — protein MDLVEVLPQVHMFRFRIGQAYLWRDGTDLTLIDAGDVTSAAAIEDAIRALGHDPAGIRRIVLTHGHRDHVGAARELADRHGAEIVAHTLDAPVIRGERPVPEPDLLDWERPLWEHGLTCPDAPPTRVDREVGGGEVLPFGGGARVVHAPGHTPGSIALHLPRHGVLFTGDTVAFAERVMLGVFNVDRAEARSTFRRLAALAPRTVCFGHGDPLTENAAAVMEAAAHSA, from the coding sequence ATGGATCTCGTCGAGGTACTCCCCCAGGTGCACATGTTCCGCTTCCGGATCGGCCAGGCGTATCTCTGGCGCGACGGAACGGACCTGACCCTGATCGACGCGGGCGACGTCACATCGGCCGCCGCGATCGAGGACGCGATCCGCGCGCTCGGCCACGATCCGGCCGGAATCCGCCGCATCGTCCTCACGCACGGCCACCGCGACCACGTGGGCGCGGCCCGGGAGCTGGCGGACCGGCACGGCGCGGAGATCGTGGCCCACACGTTGGACGCCCCGGTGATCCGGGGCGAGCGCCCCGTACCGGAGCCGGACCTGCTGGACTGGGAACGGCCCCTGTGGGAGCACGGGCTGACGTGCCCCGACGCCCCGCCGACCCGTGTCGACCGCGAGGTGGGCGGCGGCGAGGTGCTGCCGTTCGGCGGTGGGGCGCGGGTGGTCCACGCCCCCGGTCACACTCCGGGCTCCATCGCGCTCCATCTGCCGCGCCACGGCGTGCTGTTCACCGGGGACACCGTCGCCTTCGCGGAGCGGGTGATGCTCGGCGTGTTCAACGTGGACCGTGCCGAGGCGCGGTCCACGTTCCGGCGGCTGGCCGCGCTCGCTCCCCGGACCGTCTGCTTCGGTCACGGCGACCCGCTCACCGAGAACGCGGCCGCGGTGATGGAGGCCGCGGCGCACAGCGCTTGA
- a CDS encoding NUDIX hydrolase, with the protein MIVWINGAFGAGKTSAAGELVDLIPNSTLYDPEVTGAGLRALLPQKRLAEVTDFQDLPIWRRLVVDTAAALLAEVPGALVVPMTLLRQEYRDEIFGGLASRRIAVRHVALSPEETILRGRIAGREEFPGDAEQSERVRRWAYEHIGAYRDALGWIARDAYLVDNSALTPRETAERIADAVSTGTAMPCPIVQSPEPTAETVAAGVLLFDERDRVLLVDPTYKPGWEFPGGVVEAGEAPAQAGVREVAEEIGLRLDRIPSLLLVDWESPRPPGYGGLRFLFDGGLLRSEDADRLLLPGSELRGWRFVTEAEAAGMLPPLRYERLRWALRARERSTVLNLEAGVPVGRAGLDD; encoded by the coding sequence GTGATCGTCTGGATCAACGGTGCGTTCGGTGCGGGCAAGACCAGTGCCGCGGGCGAGCTGGTCGATCTGATCCCGAACAGCACGCTGTACGACCCGGAGGTCACCGGCGCGGGACTGCGCGCCCTGCTGCCGCAGAAGCGGCTCGCCGAGGTCACCGACTTCCAGGACCTGCCGATCTGGCGGCGGCTCGTGGTGGACACGGCGGCGGCGCTGCTCGCCGAGGTGCCGGGGGCACTGGTGGTGCCGATGACACTGCTGAGACAGGAGTACCGCGACGAGATCTTCGGTGGTCTGGCCTCCCGGCGCATCGCCGTCCGCCATGTGGCGCTCTCACCGGAGGAAACGATCCTGCGCGGCCGGATCGCGGGCCGTGAGGAGTTCCCCGGCGACGCCGAGCAGAGCGAGCGGGTGCGCCGGTGGGCGTACGAGCACATCGGCGCGTACCGCGACGCGCTCGGGTGGATCGCCCGGGACGCGTACCTGGTCGACAACAGCGCTCTCACCCCGCGCGAGACCGCCGAGCGGATCGCGGACGCCGTGAGCACCGGCACCGCCATGCCGTGCCCGATCGTGCAGAGTCCCGAACCGACCGCCGAGACGGTGGCCGCCGGGGTGCTGCTCTTCGACGAGCGGGACCGGGTGCTGCTCGTCGACCCCACCTACAAGCCGGGGTGGGAGTTTCCCGGCGGGGTCGTGGAGGCGGGCGAGGCCCCCGCGCAGGCCGGTGTCCGCGAAGTCGCGGAGGAGATAGGGCTCCGACTCGACCGGATCCCGTCGCTGCTGCTCGTCGACTGGGAGTCGCCCCGCCCACCCGGCTACGGCGGGCTGCGCTTCCTCTTCGACGGCGGCCTGCTCCGCTCCGAGGACGCCGACCGGCTGCTGCTGCCCGGCTCCGAGCTGCGCGGCTGGCGTTTCGTCACCGAGGCGGAGGCGGCGGGGATGCTGCCACCGCTCCGGTACGAGCGGCTGCGCTGGGCGCTGCGGGCGCGCGAGCGGTCGACGGTGCTCAACCTGGAGGCGGGCGTTCCGGTGGGCCGGGCGGGGCTCGACGACTGA
- a CDS encoding ROK family protein produces MHTDLVAALDIGGTKIAGALVGGDGSLRVRAQRPTPAREGAEAVMGAVDAVLGELMASRLWSRAGSVGIGSAGPVDAAAGTVSPVNVPGWRDFPLVERVHKTTGELPVALVGDGVAMTAAEHWLGAARGHDNALCLVVSTGVGGGLVLDGTPRPGPSGNAGHIGHISVDLDGDPCPCGARGCVEGIASGPNIARRALENGWRPGPDGDATAAAVAVAARAGDPVAIASYERAARALAAGIAATAALADLDIAVVGGGVAGAGDVLFVPLRRSLRDYATLSYLRRLTVAPAVMGADAGLVGAAAAAIALR; encoded by the coding sequence ATGCATACCGACCTCGTCGCCGCGCTCGACATCGGCGGCACCAAGATCGCCGGCGCGCTGGTGGGCGGCGACGGTTCCCTCCGCGTACGGGCGCAGCGGCCGACGCCCGCCAGGGAGGGTGCTGAGGCGGTCATGGGGGCCGTGGACGCGGTGCTGGGCGAACTGATGGCCTCGCGGCTGTGGAGCAGGGCCGGTTCCGTCGGCATCGGCAGCGCCGGTCCGGTGGACGCCGCCGCGGGCACGGTCAGCCCGGTCAACGTACCCGGCTGGCGGGACTTCCCCCTGGTGGAGCGGGTGCACAAGACGACGGGCGAGCTGCCCGTCGCGCTGGTCGGCGACGGGGTGGCGATGACGGCCGCCGAGCACTGGCTCGGCGCCGCCCGCGGCCACGACAACGCGCTGTGCCTCGTCGTCTCGACGGGCGTCGGCGGCGGGCTCGTCCTCGACGGCACCCCGCGCCCCGGACCCTCGGGCAACGCCGGGCACATCGGCCACATCAGCGTCGACCTGGACGGCGACCCGTGCCCCTGCGGCGCGCGTGGCTGCGTCGAAGGCATCGCCAGTGGGCCCAACATCGCCCGCCGCGCGCTGGAGAACGGCTGGCGGCCCGGACCGGACGGGGACGCGACGGCCGCCGCGGTGGCCGTCGCCGCCCGCGCCGGGGACCCGGTCGCCATCGCCTCCTACGAGCGCGCGGCCCGCGCCCTCGCCGCGGGCATCGCCGCCACGGCCGCTCTGGCGGACCTCGACATCGCGGTGGTCGGCGGGGGAGTGGCCGGGGCCGGGGACGTGCTCTTCGTCCCGTTGCGCCGCAGCCTGCGCGACTACGCCACGCTCTCCTACCTGCGCCGGCTCACCGTCGCGCCCGCCGTGATGGGCGCCGACGCGGGCCTGGTCGGGGCCGCGGCGGCGGCCATCGCTCTGCGCTGA
- a CDS encoding LacI family DNA-binding transcriptional regulator produces the protein MDRTARHSETRYGNRPTMKDVAARAGVGLKTVSRVVNSEPGVTPDTERRVQEAIDALGFRRNDSARVLRKGRTASIGLVLEDLADPFYGPLSRAVEEVARAHGALLINGSSAEDPEREQELVLALCARRVDGLIVIPAGDDHRYLEPEIKAGIATVFVDRPAGHVDVDMVLSDSFGGAREGVAHLIAHGHRRIGFIGDRPRIHTATERLRGYHAAMTDAGITVEDGWVSLGSTEPERVRAAAEAMLSGPAPVTALFAGNNRVTVTAVRVLAERERPVALVGFDDIELADLLGITVISQDAAAVGRTAAERLFRRLDGAAHPTARVELPTTLIPRGSGELPPA, from the coding sequence GTGGACCGGACCGCCCGCCATTCCGAGACCCGCTACGGCAACCGGCCGACGATGAAGGACGTGGCGGCCCGCGCCGGAGTCGGCCTCAAGACGGTCTCGCGGGTGGTGAACAGCGAGCCCGGCGTCACGCCGGACACCGAGCGCCGCGTGCAGGAGGCGATCGACGCGCTCGGCTTCCGCCGCAACGACAGCGCCCGCGTGCTGCGCAAGGGCCGTACGGCGTCCATCGGACTGGTCCTGGAGGATCTGGCGGACCCGTTCTACGGTCCGCTGAGCCGTGCGGTGGAGGAGGTCGCCCGTGCGCACGGGGCGCTGCTGATCAACGGTTCCAGCGCCGAGGACCCGGAGCGGGAGCAGGAGTTGGTGCTGGCGCTGTGCGCCCGCCGCGTGGACGGCCTGATCGTGATCCCGGCGGGCGACGACCACCGCTATCTGGAGCCGGAGATCAAGGCGGGCATCGCCACGGTCTTCGTGGACCGCCCGGCGGGCCATGTGGACGTCGACATGGTGCTCTCGGACAGCTTCGGCGGGGCCAGGGAGGGCGTGGCGCACCTCATCGCCCACGGCCACCGCAGGATCGGGTTCATCGGCGACCGGCCGCGTATCCACACGGCCACCGAGCGCCTGCGCGGCTACCACGCCGCCATGACGGACGCCGGCATCACCGTCGAGGACGGCTGGGTCTCCCTCGGCTCCACCGAGCCGGAGCGGGTCCGGGCCGCGGCCGAGGCGATGCTGAGCGGCCCCGCACCGGTCACCGCTCTGTTCGCGGGCAACAACCGGGTGACGGTGACGGCGGTGCGGGTGCTCGCGGAGCGGGAGCGTCCGGTGGCGCTGGTGGGCTTCGACGACATCGAACTGGCCGACCTGCTCGGCATCACCGTGATCTCGCAGGACGCGGCGGCGGTCGGCAGGACCGCCGCCGAGCGCCTGTTCCGCCGCCTCGACGGAGCGGCCCACCCCACGGCACGGGTGGAACTGCCGACGACGCTGATCCCCCGCGGCTCGGGCGAACTGCCGCCCGCCTGA
- a CDS encoding aldolase translates to MGQQEKVATSLAGAVCEEIGASLAAVDAELARRYPGDPGTRQPVHTVYVPGDAFEPGTLRSWGDQALAALDEHAPDASSFAAVLGIPEELAVPVHDRVRAKLEREPVEDLRIDFEDGYGPRPDAEEDQAAAHAARLVSDAYANGTAAPYTGIRMKCMEAGVRDRGIRTTDVFLSGLMEAGGLPEGLVLTLPKVTYPEQVTAFVRLLEAFEEAHGLDAGRIGFEIQIETSQSIIAADGTAAVARMIDAARGRATGLHYGTFDYSACVGVSAAYQAGDHPAADHAKAVMQVAAAGTGVRVSDGSTNVLPVGPTDQVHEAWRLHYGLTRRALARAYYQGWDMHPGHLPTRYAAVYAFYREGLEPAAARLAAYVAKAGGDVMDEPATAKALSGYLLRGIDCGALDTGEVARLTGLTRADLDAFASPRRGDLTVTAP, encoded by the coding sequence ATGGGTCAGCAGGAGAAGGTGGCGACGAGCCTCGCCGGCGCGGTCTGCGAGGAGATCGGCGCCTCCCTCGCGGCGGTCGACGCGGAGCTGGCCCGCCGCTATCCGGGCGACCCCGGTACCCGTCAACCCGTGCACACCGTCTACGTGCCCGGTGACGCCTTCGAGCCCGGCACGCTGCGTTCCTGGGGGGACCAGGCGCTCGCCGCCCTCGACGAACACGCCCCCGACGCCTCCTCGTTCGCGGCCGTCCTCGGCATCCCCGAGGAGCTGGCGGTGCCGGTCCACGACCGGGTGCGCGCCAAGCTGGAGCGCGAACCCGTCGAGGACCTGCGGATCGACTTCGAGGACGGCTACGGCCCCCGCCCGGACGCCGAGGAGGACCAGGCCGCCGCCCATGCCGCCCGGCTGGTCTCCGATGCGTACGCGAACGGAACGGCCGCTCCGTACACGGGTATCCGGATGAAGTGCATGGAGGCCGGTGTGCGCGACCGGGGCATCCGCACCACGGACGTCTTCCTCAGCGGGCTGATGGAGGCCGGCGGGCTCCCCGAAGGGCTGGTGCTGACGCTGCCGAAGGTCACGTACCCCGAGCAGGTCACCGCCTTCGTCCGCCTCCTGGAAGCCTTCGAGGAGGCGCACGGCCTGGACGCCGGGCGCATCGGCTTCGAGATCCAGATCGAGACCAGCCAGTCGATCATCGCGGCCGACGGCACCGCCGCGGTCGCCCGCATGATCGACGCCGCTCGGGGCCGGGCGACCGGACTCCACTACGGCACCTTCGACTACAGCGCCTGCGTCGGGGTCAGCGCCGCCTACCAGGCCGGCGACCACCCGGCCGCCGACCACGCCAAGGCCGTCATGCAGGTCGCCGCGGCGGGCACGGGCGTACGTGTCTCCGACGGTTCGACCAACGTCCTGCCCGTCGGCCCGACCGACCAGGTCCACGAGGCGTGGCGGCTCCACTACGGCCTCACCCGCCGCGCCCTGGCCCGCGCCTACTACCAGGGCTGGGACATGCACCCCGGCCATCTGCCGACGCGCTACGCCGCCGTCTACGCCTTCTACCGGGAGGGCCTGGAGCCGGCCGCTGCCCGGCTCGCCGCGTACGTGGCCAAGGCCGGTGGCGACGTCATGGACGAGCCCGCCACCGCCAAGGCGCTCAGTGGCTACCTGCTGCGCGGCATCGACTGCGGGGCGCTGGACACCGGCGAGGTCGCCCGGCTGACCGGCCTGACCCGTGCCGATCTGGACGCCTTCGCCTCGCCGCGCCGGGGCGATCTGACGGTCACGGCTCCGTAG